The Monomorium pharaonis isolate MP-MQ-018 chromosome 5, ASM1337386v2, whole genome shotgun sequence genome segment aaatttcttcatattttacCTCGTTTCATACGTTTGTGTCCAGTTTCATGACGATTGGTTTTgtatcacaaaatttttccaatttaCCATACTccttttattaactttagttttaaatttagtcaaattttattaaaacagtttatttaataaatcaaaattttaaaattcaagcaaaattttactaaaatctTACCAaactttactaaaaatatagtcaAATCTTCGAAGTGTAACAAGCATAATTCAAAAGTGaattctaagagaaaattctctccagaaatataatgttattatatggataaaatacttgaaaatatatcgctgttaaataaaatagcgaATTGAAAGGAAATTAAGAGATACTCTCAAACTCTATAAAAGTAGAGAAGTACATGGTCATTGACGTACCTGTTCGCAAAAAGGTCAAAGAGGCTTGTTTGTACGTTACACACGCGTCATTTCAAAATCGCGTCCCGGTTTCCCTCGCTCACAGACCACCGCTCATCGCGGTATAGACGAggatgttacaaaaaaaatcttaacacACGCCCGCCTTTATGTAACCTGAATCCGGAGTCGCGCGAGTCGATTGGCGGCAGCCTTAGCAACCCTATACTCTTTCCATACTCAAGTACTTACCTAAAGATTGAGAACCGCTGGCTGCACCTTTCGACGAGGGTATCCTATGCACTATCAGGATTCCATAACGCCTCCCGGCTCCGTGAAGCACACGATTAATGATGCTAACGGTGACTACAGTGACGATGATAACGAGAAAAACATCCACTCCGTTCAATAGCCGTGGCTCGACTATGCTAGTCAGCTAGTGTGCTCGACCGCACGATTGCGTGCGCGTCTTATTGGTCCATCTCGACGCGACACGTGACGCGATTCCCCCCCTCCATATCGCGTTTTCATACGCGCACAGTGAAACAAAAGCATTTGAAATTCGAAACTTATTAAAAccttttaaaatcaaattatttggaaTGCATATTCTAGACAGGCAATTGAACAATACGCTGTACAATACACGTACAAATAACGCAATTgaacaatacaatatttttagtatacgCTTTggtattgcaaaataaaactttctgGTTCATTATTCTGCGTTGTATCACTTGTCTAGCAATACTTCGCTGaattgtcaaattaaaaatttaagataaaatgtttttacaacaaaaagtttcatcttaaatttagatttttgcaACATTCGAAATCgtgtaaaataagatttaactGTTCCGTTTACAGAGATATCGATTTTTTCCACTGCTATAAAAGATACCGAAATGAACTAGCTACCTACTAAACTAGATGCGACGCCACTATCGGCACATTCAATCGTTCGCCATCTTTAAATTAACTACGGTGCGCTTTTCAAATCGTTCGTTAGTTTGTAcctatgaaaattattaatagattgTTATTCGAGCGTATAGAAACTAAtgtcgattattttttatataaagaagtattacaaaaacaaaattttattcatactaAACAGggtagtaattaattaaaaaattaaaagttaattcaaGATCACATTCTACGCAAAAAAACTGACTtggttttaaaaaagaaaaaacagtttatttttataccgTACTCTTTTCAAAACAgcgttatatgtatattgatgcattgtaaaaatattatcctaataatttttgtctaaACGTAAACTACTTGCTCCGTGAACGCATCGTTTACTCCGGcattttatttacttcttttatatacacttcttttaattctaatttattaacgTATTACCTAATTACCTATAAATTGTTCCTCGCCCTGACGCATCTGTATACCTAAACTTAACATAAAGTAACGTCATTCGCTAAGCTAATATTACTTCCTCCGAGTGGCACTCTTAATGATTACGTTATTGTCGTTTTCGTTATTACTTGGATCAATTTCATTACGCAAAGATAACTTTATATACTCCTCCTCTTTTTTCCAGTCTGTTTATAAGAATGACATCAAAACCTTTACGAAAGTTtccatttcaatttttttttgccacGAAATCTGCTAAGATCTCGCTTTCATGATTCTTCGATCTCTTGGTCATTAAACTATCCGGCTCTTGCCGGATCATCTAAGAGATTCATGAACCTCTCGATCATTAAATACTCGAATCATCAATTCTTTGAACTGCGAGATCCACAAGTATtcggatttttatttcttcaaaatttccCAATCATTCTGGAGTCCCCTTCATCCAGAATTCTTTCGATTTTTGAATGTCAAATCCgtcgtttaattatttaaatccttAATTGAACTCAAGATCATGtgcagcaaaaaaaaaatacggcAACTCTCGTAACGATTCAATGTTACAATAATCCTATAAAAATCTATGTTATCAACAATTTACAAGAATAACGATCTACAATATTACAAGAAAATCTTATAGaattatatgtgtacatacGCACGCATTGATTCAGTTAACGCATACACTGGTCAGTTTagctttgtataaaaaaatatagtctTTGTATAATCGTCTCTCTATCAGGCAGAATAGTCTTCATATACAAAGTAGCTGGATACAATTGACTTCGTATTCTTTCAAATGTTCTCTACCGATCGAAGCAATGCGAGAAATCACTCGCTGAATTTCATCGTCAGAAACAGTCAATTGAtccattttttcatattcctttttctattttctacaaaatttttttgaattaacCGAATTAATCGCGATTTACTATACGATATCCGACCTTGGCAAATTTCTAAAGTCTAAAAAAACAATCactatttatgtttaattttcgaatttatgtaatttctaCAAGAAACGAAAAGAATGTCAAAAGTGCTCTCTACAGGATATTTTCGATTCCTAATTTAAGCTAGATATTGTTgctaaaacgataaaaatcacaagatgtaacttttcaaaatatgaAATCTCTATGGTTTTTGTCTTGCACAAGAAAAACACATATGAGAAGAAGTTTTGTCGGATTCGTAAAGCATTTGCAAGTGAAATAATGATAAAGCAAAAGGAAACAATCACGatgtgtgtaatttttttaatcgtcatgtttgttatttatttctatatttcttcAAATAGTTAATGTACTTTCGACTACCGATGCGTCACAACTGAAACAATTAAGTCTTAAACTAGTCGTTACAAAATTCGTTTAAAGTCTCACCTCAAACATTTTCTTCGATAAACGCGCTTAAATCCGCATGCCGTCGACATTAGAGTTTAACAATTATCGTTCGGAGATTAACAATCACTGGTGGTCCAAGTCACACTACTTCGAACGGGTCCGCGCAAACGAACAAGCTTTTAGCTTCAACATATCTTCAAAAACGAGAAATAAACACTGCATCATCAGTCAGAGGACTAGTTTTTGCAGGTCTCTCATCTCGGTTACAACAAAATCAGACATTAGATTGCACCACTCAGTTGACTCACGATTATCCCCGTGCTTCGCACCACTCGGTTGAATCACGATTATCCCCGTGCTTTGCTCCGCTCATCATTCTTCTTCTTTGCGGCGCGAAAACTTTTGGATCAAATTTGATTGCAAACTCAGGGCAAATACCTTTTAGGCAGTCGTTACGGATCAACAGAGATGAGGAATTTCTCGCGAGATTTCTAGCGCAAATTGAAGGCGATAGGAAATTAAACCAGAATCTAACATAGGTAGAGTACGAAAATTTCATTTTGAGAGTCTAAATATTAGTCATAGTTAAGATATCAGAGATTAGGGTTCCAGTGCTTGGAAATAGAGGATAGATCGATGACACCCAATTAacatcaaataatatgtacgAGCACACCTAATGACGATGGAATGTTTTCTAGCAAAGTGTTTCGTCTTCGTTACGCGATTGGTCTCGCCTTTTCTcgtaaatgataaaaaagaaaagaaaaaaaatcgcctAGCAAAATTCTATACGTCTGTATAAAAATCGAacaaaagaagagagaaaatcaTGCATCGCGATTTCCATTCGcccatttttcttttctctcgctctctccctccctccctccctccctctctctctctctctctctctctctctctctctctctctctctctctctctctctctctctctctctctctctctctctctcactctctctctctctttcgctacAAAGataacgctattaaaaaataaatacatatgtcCCGTTCCATTAATTTATAGTGTCAAGAGAGACGCTGCACTTGTTATttccattctttttttctttttttcttggtATAGGTGATTTTATCGGGCTTGAGAATTTGTTAGCATTAGTCTGATCTTCTCGTATGCGTACATTAGATTTTCTGCCAATCCCTTACAACAACCACTTGCCTGAATGGTCTGGAATCTGTACGTCTTGAAGTTCTTATCATGATCGATATAGGTGACTGCCGCCATCAATGGGCACATGATGATCTTTGCATGATCCAAGAAGTTGATCTGGAAAGTAAACGAAGTTTTATTCATTTCGGAACAAGAGTGCAATGTAACAATActtgtaataataacaatgatactaaatacaaataaatatatattttcattattcaaaatgtaCTATCACagataaaactatatatatgtaactaaaaaataatattaaaaaataaatcaacaaaatattgcagaacaaaaaaatattaagttttaaaaaatataagaaaatttagatCAAATTTATTAGTCATCAAATGTATAATGATTTTATCCATTAAAGCAGTTTTTTGTCTCAATTcctaaatttacttttttatctcatctgtatatatgtaaaattttagtaaaattagaattttatacttaaaagatttccttgttttctaaaatgtttatatttatctaaaacttTGTATTTGAGGTAATGTATTTCTATTCAAAACTCCCAAAACTAAGaaccaaaatttttaataaaaaaataataaaaattttgtttattattcaatcgctatttttaatttttaaatttggacTGCAGTTTTAAAAGCAAAAGCttcaaaacttttataaataaaattgtatatataaataaatcataattttttcatttggctattgtattaaattgaccGTTATATTGATTTGTACATTTTGACTTTAGATTTATAATcagtaatttcaaaaaatattaaatttcagtaaaatacatttaatagaaaaaaaaatgtacaaaagaacctcattaatagaataaaagtttaaattataaattgagaTTGTGTTGTACAAAAGTCAACCAAACACATTTCGTAAACAATAcacttgtatttatataaatatatacaaatgcgTGCATAGATACAAATctatatacttatatagtttatagaaagtcgattaattaatacttactTGCACTGTGCCATTAGTCAGTTGCATCACCACAGCCGTCTGAGTCCTGAACCACTGATGTATATATGGTATTCGGGAAAGGGAGTCACTTTGTTTCACCGCGATAGAGCCACCCGCCTTCATCAAGTGCTCGttcatatatttcaaaaagaagttcatcaatttcattttcttttcgaGATTAGTAGGATATTCCTTGACCGTGTAGTACAACTCATCGCCCTCGCGATTGATGTAGTGAATGTTGTAGCCATTCGCCATCATGATCAACCGTGTGCCATCGTTGTACATCACGCCGACGCTGTCGTCAGATAATTGGTATCCAAAGCCATACTTATCCGAGTAATCCACCCACTTGCTAACCCAAATCACAGGTTGTGCCGCCGGATCAGTCAATTCatctgcaaattaaaaaaaaaaaaaacacttttaatactaaatataacaattattttatttatttattattttaatatccatGCACTAATAACTGactataacttttaattatccTTATATCCATTAATTGTACATCGATAAAGTAAATCGAAGcgattacttattatatagcaattatatttaaatcatttgcaaatgtaatatttaatttacaaatatctagaaaaatgatatagatatatacaaaatggGTAAAAGTCCGGAAACGGCTAATTGTCTtcgaaattattgaaattatttatgaaaaaatgtttcagacaaaagatttcaataaatatatcaaacagTGATTCCAATAAATACATCAAACAATGATCTTTGATCTTGAACGCAAGTAATATAACGCTCTTAAGATcaacttgaaaattttttatgaaaatccCTACTTTTTATTCGGTATTTTTGCAGTTgacataaagatttttttcaaaacattataataaaacttcttTTGGTTAACTACTTTTCGCTTTGCTTTTCGCAAACTTTGAGACAATAAATGCATCAAACACCATTTGATGCATTTATTGAAATCctacaacttttttataaaacattttttctcaaatgTCTCGATTTTGAGATCATCcagtatatacacatacacacgcgtgCGCACAGAAAAAAcagaaatttctttaaaaaattccaggTTTGCCCTGGTAGTATGCCCTGGAATtgttattgtgttatatacattgttatattgtatattattaggTATATTTACTTTCATTTCTgttctattaaattatagtttttctaACATACCTGCTGAAGAAATTATCTCTCTAGCGGGCTTAGTTTTTAATACGCAAGCTATTTGTTCCTTTAGCGTTTGAAGCATCTTTCTGATATCGAGCTTGATTCCCTGTGGTTCTACTTCATTGCTAGGCTTTATCTTTCGTAATGGACTGTTCGGTACTCGAGAAGCAAGGATATCTTGCTCTGAATAGCCATTAAGGTTCATCTCGCCAAGCGGTCTACGATTGCAGTGTGATTCAAGCATGTCCAAACGTGGTGCCATTGATAAACACGAGAGCGGTAAACTCGTCGGCATGTATCCTgcaattagataataaaaaaattattttctctcctttttattaacaaaatagaaaaaaacagcaaattacttaaattataacttactctaaaaaaataaatataaaatgacaaattaataattttaatttatttagcttaatttaaattaatttagatttaaataaaaaattaaaattatactaaatttaggtATATGTTATCactgattattttaaaaaattatataatcgataatttaaacaattttcattttttcaaaatattaatgtcttacccgaattaaaaaattcatcttTCATCAATTTAACAACGGATGGACGTTTTGAAGGATTCAATTGTAACATATTTGCCACCATATTTATGGCAGGTTTACTAATGTGTGTAGGAGTTTTGTACTGCACTTGTTTGATCCTGGTATAAGTCTCCTTAAGACTAGCTGTCTCAAAAGGCGGTTTTCCCACAAGCAGAGTATACATTATACAACCAATACTCCATATATCAGCTTCATAAGAATGTCCAATCTTTGTAAGCACTTCAGGCGCAATGTAATTTGGAGTACCACAGAcagttcttttaaaaaatttattaattagccAAATTATTATGtgctaaaattttatgtaattaataaaactaatccattaataaaatgtaaaattgttggctctgagaaaaaaataaaaattatagaaataaatataattatttctttttgaaaacTAATTCACTAACAGTTTAAAAACCTCATCAAAATGTGTTGAAgtttaatctaatattaatttaatatttttaagtaaagtttagttaaaacaagtaaaaaaatatcatactTGAATAACTTAaatcagatttaaaaaacttaagaataaataaaatagttgaTTTCTAgattttaagttaataaatgATTGCATTCGTACTGTGtagtttgaataataattacttttttcgttCACCATCATGC includes the following:
- the LOC105830341 gene encoding serine/threonine-protein kinase polo isoform X1, encoding MSNEEENTIPNVIYDSNTGKSYLKGRFFGKGGFAKCYEITESKSHQVFAGKIVPKSLMTKSNQREKMTQEIAIHQSLNHKHIVGFHGFFDDSNNIYIILELCRKRVRICSNICFVSIDRVSNIYSDNCLMFQSMMELHKRRKALSECETRYFMKQILDGVFYLHQHRIIHRDLKLGNLFLNDDLQVKIGDFGLATRLEHDGERKKTVCGTPNYIAPEVLTKIGHSYEADIWSIGCIMYTLLVGKPPFETASLKETYTRIKQVQYKTPTHISKPAINMVANMLQLNPSKRPSVVKLMKDEFFNSGYMPTSLPLSCLSMAPRLDMLESHCNRRPLGEMNLNGYSEQDILASRVPNSPLRKIKPSNEVEPQGIKLDIRKMLQTLKEQIACVLKTKPAREIISSADELTDPAAQPVIWVSKWVDYSDKYGFGYQLSDDSVGVMYNDGTRLIMMANGYNIHYINREGDELYYTVKEYPTNLEKKMKLMNFFLKYMNEHLMKAGGSIAVKQSDSLSRIPYIHQWFRTQTAVVMQLTNGTVQINFLDHAKIIMCPLMAAVTYIDHDKNFKTYRFQTIQASGCCKGLAENLMYAYEKIRLMLTNSQAR
- the LOC105830341 gene encoding serine/threonine-protein kinase polo isoform X2, producing the protein MSNEEENTIPNVIYDSNTGKSYLKGRFFGKGGFAKCYEITESKSHQVFAGKIVPKSLMTKSNQREKMTQEIAIHQSLNHKHIVGFHGFFDDSNNIYIILELCRKRSMMELHKRRKALSECETRYFMKQILDGVFYLHQHRIIHRDLKLGNLFLNDDLQVKIGDFGLATRLEHDGERKKTVCGTPNYIAPEVLTKIGHSYEADIWSIGCIMYTLLVGKPPFETASLKETYTRIKQVQYKTPTHISKPAINMVANMLQLNPSKRPSVVKLMKDEFFNSGYMPTSLPLSCLSMAPRLDMLESHCNRRPLGEMNLNGYSEQDILASRVPNSPLRKIKPSNEVEPQGIKLDIRKMLQTLKEQIACVLKTKPAREIISSADELTDPAAQPVIWVSKWVDYSDKYGFGYQLSDDSVGVMYNDGTRLIMMANGYNIHYINREGDELYYTVKEYPTNLEKKMKLMNFFLKYMNEHLMKAGGSIAVKQSDSLSRIPYIHQWFRTQTAVVMQLTNGTVQINFLDHAKIIMCPLMAAVTYIDHDKNFKTYRFQTIQASGCCKGLAENLMYAYEKIRLMLTNSQAR